The following proteins are encoded in a genomic region of Oryzias latipes chromosome 17, ASM223467v1:
- the LOC101174459 gene encoding T-cell acute lymphocytic leukemia protein 1 isoform X1, which translates to MMEKRQQELCPGSPDAGSGPGKWEDSAIISRQNGYKEDEEPQREEEREEEGEEEEDDEERGGSFKGAEETDDVPLQNSSNGTSIIINGVAKETASHNALDLKREVPVIELSRREAIKVLEPRTESHLVPITELRRPPPLPLPPPQRDDARMVQLSPNAFPVPARAMLYNLAQPLAAINSLGGESEQYSMYPSNRVKRRPAPYEVELDEGRRILDLYKYAGQPKIVRRIFTNSRERWRQQNVNGAFAELRKLIPTHPPDKKLSKNEILRLAMKYISFLSNLLEDQDGGRNVGSTTEGDTGLLVGVATHEGGPQGAPHQDTVVDLARDDLVETMSPGSSCGSLPDGDAEGSPESFMEDQDSPPATRTLTASRGAPLHLAARDLRRNGRPLDGSSRR; encoded by the exons atgatggaaaaacgGCAGCAGGAGCTTTGTCCTGGAAGTCCCGATGCGGGCTCCGGTCCTGGAAAGTGGGAGGATTCCGCCATCATCTCCAGACAAAACGGATACAAGGAGGACGAAGAGCctcagagagaggaggagagagaagaagagggagaggaggaggaagacgatGAGGAGAGGGGAGGGAGCTTCAAAGGCGCTGAGGAGACGGATGACGTTCCTCTGCAGAACTCGAGCAACGGGACCAGCATTATCATCAACGGCGTTGCCAAGGAAACTGCCTCTCACAACGCCCTTGACCTGAAAAGGGAAGTGCCGGTGATCGAGCTCTCCAGGAGGGAGGCTATAAAAGTGCTAGAGCCGAGGACTGAAAGCCATTTGGTGCCGATCACAGAACTTCGCAGACCTCCACCGCTGCCGCTCCCTCCGCCGCAACGAGACGACGCTCGAATGGTCCAACTGAGCCCAAACGCGTTTCCTGTCCCGGCGCGGGCGATGCTCTACAACCTGGCACAGCCTCTTGCAGCCATCAACAG TCTTGGAGGGGAGTCGGAGCAGTACAGCATGTACCCCAGCAACAGGGTAAAGCGCCGCCCGGCGCCTTATGAGGTTGAACTCGACGAGGGTAGGCGCATTTTAGATCTTTATAAGTATG CCGGCCAGCCGAAGATTGTGCGCCGCATCTTCACAAACAGTCGTGAACGCTGGCGCCAGCAGAATGTAAACGGCGCGTTTGCGGAGCTCCGTAAGCTCATTCCCACTCACCCTCCAGACAAGAAGCTGAGCAAAAATGAGATCCTGCGGTTGGCAATGAAGTACATCAGCTTCCTCTCCAACCTCCTGGAGGATCAAGATGGTGGGAGAAATGTTGGCAGCACAACTGAAGGGGACACAGGACTGCTGGTTGGTGTTGCAACGCATGAGGGGGGCCCTCAGGGTGCGCCGCACCAGGACACTGTGGTAGACTTGGCGAGGGACGATCTTGTAGAGACAATGTCACCAGGTTCTAGCTGTGGAAGCCTCCCCGATGGGGATGCTGAAGGGAGTCCGGAGAGCTTCATGGAAGACCAGGACTCGCCTCCAGCTACGAGGACTCTAACAGCTTCACGTGGGGCCCCACTTCATCTAGCTGCTAGAGACCTAAGGCGCAATGGACGTCCATTAGATGGTTCCAGTCGCCGATGA
- the LOC101174459 gene encoding T-cell acute lymphocytic leukemia protein 1 isoform X2, with translation MMEKRQQELCPGSPDAGSGPGKWEDSAIISRQNGYKEDEEPQREEEREEEGEEEEDDEERGGSFKGAEETDDVPLQNSSNGTSIIINGVAKETASHNALDLKREVPVIELSRREAIKVLEPRTESHLVPITELRRPPPLPLPPPQRDDARMVQLSPNAFPVPARAMLYNLAQPLAAINSLGGESEQYSMYPSNRVKRRPAPYEVELDEAGQPKIVRRIFTNSRERWRQQNVNGAFAELRKLIPTHPPDKKLSKNEILRLAMKYISFLSNLLEDQDGGRNVGSTTEGDTGLLVGVATHEGGPQGAPHQDTVVDLARDDLVETMSPGSSCGSLPDGDAEGSPESFMEDQDSPPATRTLTASRGAPLHLAARDLRRNGRPLDGSSRR, from the exons atgatggaaaaacgGCAGCAGGAGCTTTGTCCTGGAAGTCCCGATGCGGGCTCCGGTCCTGGAAAGTGGGAGGATTCCGCCATCATCTCCAGACAAAACGGATACAAGGAGGACGAAGAGCctcagagagaggaggagagagaagaagagggagaggaggaggaagacgatGAGGAGAGGGGAGGGAGCTTCAAAGGCGCTGAGGAGACGGATGACGTTCCTCTGCAGAACTCGAGCAACGGGACCAGCATTATCATCAACGGCGTTGCCAAGGAAACTGCCTCTCACAACGCCCTTGACCTGAAAAGGGAAGTGCCGGTGATCGAGCTCTCCAGGAGGGAGGCTATAAAAGTGCTAGAGCCGAGGACTGAAAGCCATTTGGTGCCGATCACAGAACTTCGCAGACCTCCACCGCTGCCGCTCCCTCCGCCGCAACGAGACGACGCTCGAATGGTCCAACTGAGCCCAAACGCGTTTCCTGTCCCGGCGCGGGCGATGCTCTACAACCTGGCACAGCCTCTTGCAGCCATCAACAG TCTTGGAGGGGAGTCGGAGCAGTACAGCATGTACCCCAGCAACAGGGTAAAGCGCCGCCCGGCGCCTTATGAGGTTGAACTCGACGAGG CCGGCCAGCCGAAGATTGTGCGCCGCATCTTCACAAACAGTCGTGAACGCTGGCGCCAGCAGAATGTAAACGGCGCGTTTGCGGAGCTCCGTAAGCTCATTCCCACTCACCCTCCAGACAAGAAGCTGAGCAAAAATGAGATCCTGCGGTTGGCAATGAAGTACATCAGCTTCCTCTCCAACCTCCTGGAGGATCAAGATGGTGGGAGAAATGTTGGCAGCACAACTGAAGGGGACACAGGACTGCTGGTTGGTGTTGCAACGCATGAGGGGGGCCCTCAGGGTGCGCCGCACCAGGACACTGTGGTAGACTTGGCGAGGGACGATCTTGTAGAGACAATGTCACCAGGTTCTAGCTGTGGAAGCCTCCCCGATGGGGATGCTGAAGGGAGTCCGGAGAGCTTCATGGAAGACCAGGACTCGCCTCCAGCTACGAGGACTCTAACAGCTTCACGTGGGGCCCCACTTCATCTAGCTGCTAGAGACCTAAGGCGCAATGGACGTCCATTAGATGGTTCCAGTCGCCGATGA